The Manihot esculenta cultivar AM560-2 chromosome 11, M.esculenta_v8, whole genome shotgun sequence genome includes a region encoding these proteins:
- the LOC110626518 gene encoding serine/threonine-protein kinase BLUS1 isoform X9: MEKKKYPIGPEFYILNEEVGQGVSAAVHRALCIPFDEIVAIKILDFERYNCDLNNISREVQIMILIEHPNVVKSHCSFVNDHNLWVVMPFMAGGSCLHILKAVYPDGFEEVVIATILREVLKGLEYLHHHGHIHRDVKAGNILMDSRGAIKLGDFGVSACMFDSGDRQRMRNTFVGTPCWMAPEVMEQLHGYDFKADIWSFGITALELAHGHAPFSKYPPMKVLLMTLQNAPPGLDYERDKKFSKSFKQMIASCLVKDPSKRPSAKKLLKHSFFKQARSSDYISRTLLEGLPSLGDRIKELKRKEEDMLAQKKMPDGQKEEISQNEYKRGISGWNFNLEDMKAQASLIQDVEYSLADNNLGGSSSSFVALDSLEKQLDPRHSSLGQIAEMDDNNPIQNQSTHLPLFNSSINIASDKLLNQPQNNSSLEGEDVLYEIPPKPSKLSAPNNDELDEKAKPPVVQQKGRFKVTSENVGIEKVGPIPILHKSHSMQVLDQTMTGSNVQVLHQHSIVSVPPTSDATPSTFSGHFLFPMLNSILQTNILQRDTILNLMKQVSESSANRAIDGGSTPIHINSIERSLLEASHDREKELLHDITELQWRLIRVQDELQKNRTENAQV, translated from the exons ATGGAGAAGAAGAAGTATCCTATTGGGCCGGAGTTTTACATTCTGAATGAGGAGGTTGGGCAAGGTGTAAGTGCTGCGGTTCATCGGGCGTTGTGTATTCCCTTTGATGAGATTGTTGCAATCAAGATTCTTGATTTTGAACGTTATAACTGTGATCTG AATAACATTTCTCGTGAAGTGCAAATAATGATCTTGATTGAGCATCCAAATGTTGTCAAATCACATTGCTCCTTTGTTAACGACCATAACCTTTGGGTTGTTATGCCATTCATGGCTGGAGGTTCTTGTCTTCACATATTGAAAGCTGTTTATCCAGATGGTTTTGAAGAAGTGGTGATTGCAACAATACTACGTGAGGTGCTGAAGGGCTTAGAGTATCTTCATCATCATGGGCACATACATCGAGATGTTAAA GCGGGAAATATTCTCATGGATTCACGCGGTGCTATTAAGTTGGGAGATTTTGGTGTTTCTGCTTGCATGTTTGATTCAGGTGATAGACAACGCATGAGGAATACATTTGTGGGGACGCCTTGTTG GATGGCACCTGAGGTCATGGAGCAGCTACATGGATATGACTTCAA AGCTGATATTTGGTCATTTGGGATAACTGCATTAGAGCTTGCTCATGGGCATGCTCCATTCTCAAAATATCCACCAATGAAG GTATTACTTATGACTTTGCAAAATGCACCACCTGGCCTAGATTATGAAAGAGACAAAAAATTCTCTAAG tcTTTTAAGCAGATGATAGCTAGTTGCTTGGTAAAAGATCCTTCAAAAAGACCATCTGCAAAAAAGTTGTTAAAACATTCTTTTTTTAAGCAAGCTAGGTCAAGTGACTATATATCAAGAACACTTTTGGAGGGATTACCTTCCCTTGGTGATCGTATTAAGGAATTGAAG AGAAAAGAAGAGGATATGCTTGCACAAAAGAAGATGCCGGATGGGCAGAAGGAGGAAATATCTCAG AATGAATACAAGCGAGGAATCAGTGGTTGGAACTTCAATCTCGAAGATATGAAGGCTCAAGCTTCTCTG ATACAAGACGTTGAGTACTCTTTGGCTGATAATAATCTGGGAGGAAGCTCAAGTTCCTTTGTTGCACTTGATTCACTTGAGAAGCAATTAGACCCTCGACACTCTTCCTTAGGACAAATTGCAGAGAtg GATGATAATAATCCGATACAAAATCAATCCACTCATCTTCCATTATTCAACTCATCTATAAATATTGCAAG TGATAAGTTGTTGAATCAACCACAAAATAATTCAAGTCTAGAAGGCGAAGATGTACTTTATGAAATTCCTCCTAAACCATCTAAATTATCAG CTCCAAACAATGATGAACTTGATGAGAAAGCAAAACCACCAGTTGTTCAGCAAAAGGGACGTTTCAAAGTGACTTCAGAGAATGTGGGTATAGAAAAG GTGGGTCCAATTCCAATATTGCACAAGAGTCATAGCATGCAG GTTTTGGACCAAACCATGACTGGGTCTAATGTCCAG GTGCTTCATCAACATTCTATAGTGTCTGTACCACCAACATCTGATGCAACACCATCAACTTTTTCTGGTCATTTTCTATTTCCAATGTTGAATTCTATTTTGCAAACAAATATTCTTCAAAGG GATACTATCCTTAATCTAATGAAGCAAGTTTCTGAGAGTTCAG CCAATCGGGCAATTGATGGAGGATCCACACCGATACACATAAATTCTATAGAGAGATCTTTG CTAGAAGCATCTCATGATAGGGAGAAAGAGTTGCTTCATGATATAACCGAGTTGCAGTGGAG GCTTATACGTGTTCAAGATGAACTCCAAAAAAATAGAACAGAAAATGCTCAG GTATGA
- the LOC110626518 gene encoding serine/threonine-protein kinase BLUS1 isoform X8, with the protein MEKKKYPIGPEFYILNEEVGQGVSAAVHRALCIPFDEIVAIKILDFERYNCDLNNISREVQIMILIEHPNVVKSHCSFVNDHNLWVVMPFMAGGSCLHILKAVYPDGFEEVVIATILREVLKGLEYLHHHGHIHRDVKVSDRQRMRNTFVGTPCWMAPEVMEQLHGYDFKADIWSFGITALELAHGHAPFSKYPPMKVLLMTLQNAPPGLDYERDKKFSKSFKQMIASCLVKDPSKRPSAKKLLKHSFFKQARSSDYISRTLLEGLPSLGDRIKELKRKEEDMLAQKKMPDGQKEEISQNEYKRGISGWNFNLEDMKAQASLIQDVEYSLADNNLGGSSSSFVALDSLEKQLDPRHSSLGQIAEMDDNNPIQNQSTHLPLFNSSINIARTRSEKSDDEFSITSPRHEQYVSHISSPLDDSVENNASIFEINGKSMEDTASQQKTGGSLGRSNLPENLIPSNKGERISSDKLLNQPQNNSSLEGEDVLYEIPPKPSKLSAPNNDELDEKAKPPVVQQKGRFKVTSENVGIEKVGPIPILHKSHSMQVLDQTMTGSNVQVLHQHSIVSVPPTSDATPSTFSGHFLFPMLNSILQTNILQRDTILNLMKQVSESSANRAIDGGSTPIHINSIERSLLEASHDREKELLHDITELQWRLIRVQDELQKNRTENAQV; encoded by the exons ATGGAGAAGAAGAAGTATCCTATTGGGCCGGAGTTTTACATTCTGAATGAGGAGGTTGGGCAAGGTGTAAGTGCTGCGGTTCATCGGGCGTTGTGTATTCCCTTTGATGAGATTGTTGCAATCAAGATTCTTGATTTTGAACGTTATAACTGTGATCTG AATAACATTTCTCGTGAAGTGCAAATAATGATCTTGATTGAGCATCCAAATGTTGTCAAATCACATTGCTCCTTTGTTAACGACCATAACCTTTGGGTTGTTATGCCATTCATGGCTGGAGGTTCTTGTCTTCACATATTGAAAGCTGTTTATCCAGATGGTTTTGAAGAAGTGGTGATTGCAACAATACTACGTGAGGTGCTGAAGGGCTTAGAGTATCTTCATCATCATGGGCACATACATCGAGATGTTAAAGTGA GTGATAGACAACGCATGAGGAATACATTTGTGGGGACGCCTTGTTG GATGGCACCTGAGGTCATGGAGCAGCTACATGGATATGACTTCAA AGCTGATATTTGGTCATTTGGGATAACTGCATTAGAGCTTGCTCATGGGCATGCTCCATTCTCAAAATATCCACCAATGAAG GTATTACTTATGACTTTGCAAAATGCACCACCTGGCCTAGATTATGAAAGAGACAAAAAATTCTCTAAG tcTTTTAAGCAGATGATAGCTAGTTGCTTGGTAAAAGATCCTTCAAAAAGACCATCTGCAAAAAAGTTGTTAAAACATTCTTTTTTTAAGCAAGCTAGGTCAAGTGACTATATATCAAGAACACTTTTGGAGGGATTACCTTCCCTTGGTGATCGTATTAAGGAATTGAAG AGAAAAGAAGAGGATATGCTTGCACAAAAGAAGATGCCGGATGGGCAGAAGGAGGAAATATCTCAG AATGAATACAAGCGAGGAATCAGTGGTTGGAACTTCAATCTCGAAGATATGAAGGCTCAAGCTTCTCTG ATACAAGACGTTGAGTACTCTTTGGCTGATAATAATCTGGGAGGAAGCTCAAGTTCCTTTGTTGCACTTGATTCACTTGAGAAGCAATTAGACCCTCGACACTCTTCCTTAGGACAAATTGCAGAGAtg GATGATAATAATCCGATACAAAATCAATCCACTCATCTTCCATTATTCAACTCATCTATAAATATTGCAAG AACTAGAAGTGAAAAATCTGACGATGAATTTAGTATAACAAGTCCACGTCATGAACAATATGTTTCACATATTTCATCACCACTTGATGATAGTGTGGAAAACAATGCATCTATTTTTGAGATCAATGGAAAATCAATGGAAGACACAGCTTCTCAACAAAAAACAGGAGGTTCATTGGGTCGCTCCAATTTACCAGAAAATTTAATACCTTCTAATAAAGGAGAAAG AATTTCCAGTGATAAGTTGTTGAATCAACCACAAAATAATTCAAGTCTAGAAGGCGAAGATGTACTTTATGAAATTCCTCCTAAACCATCTAAATTATCAG CTCCAAACAATGATGAACTTGATGAGAAAGCAAAACCACCAGTTGTTCAGCAAAAGGGACGTTTCAAAGTGACTTCAGAGAATGTGGGTATAGAAAAG GTGGGTCCAATTCCAATATTGCACAAGAGTCATAGCATGCAG GTTTTGGACCAAACCATGACTGGGTCTAATGTCCAG GTGCTTCATCAACATTCTATAGTGTCTGTACCACCAACATCTGATGCAACACCATCAACTTTTTCTGGTCATTTTCTATTTCCAATGTTGAATTCTATTTTGCAAACAAATATTCTTCAAAGG GATACTATCCTTAATCTAATGAAGCAAGTTTCTGAGAGTTCAG CCAATCGGGCAATTGATGGAGGATCCACACCGATACACATAAATTCTATAGAGAGATCTTTG CTAGAAGCATCTCATGATAGGGAGAAAGAGTTGCTTCATGATATAACCGAGTTGCAGTGGAG GCTTATACGTGTTCAAGATGAACTCCAAAAAAATAGAACAGAAAATGCTCAG GTATGA
- the LOC110626518 gene encoding serine/threonine-protein kinase BLUS1 isoform X10: MEKKKYPIGPEFYILNEEVGQGVSAAVHRALCIPFDEIVAIKILDFERYNCDLNNISREVQIMILIEHPNVVKSHCSFVNDHNLWVVMPFMAGGSCLHILKAVYPDGFEEVVIATILREVLKGLEYLHHHGHIHRDVKAGNILMDSRGAIKLGDFGVSACMFDSGDRQRMRNTFVGTPCWMAPEVMEQLHGYDFKADIWSFGITALELAHGHAPFSKYPPMKVLLMTLQNAPPGLDYERDKKFSKSFKQMIASCLVKDPSKRPSAKKLLKHSFFKQARSSDYISRTLLEGLPSLGDRIKELKRKEEDMLAQKKMPDGQKEEISQNEYKRGISGWNFNLEDMKAQASLIQDVEYSLADNNLGGSSSSFVALDSLEKQLDPRHSSLGQIAEMDDNNPIQNQSTHLPLFNSSINIASDKLLNQPQNNSSLEGEDVLYEIPPKPSKLSAPNNDELDEKAKPPVVQQKGRFKVTSENVGPIPILHKSHSMQVLHQHSIVSVPPTSDATPSTFSGHFLFPMLNSILQTNILQRDTILNLMKQVSESSANRAIDGGSTPIHINSIERSLLEASHDREKELLHDITELQWRLIRVQDELQKNRTENAQV, from the exons ATGGAGAAGAAGAAGTATCCTATTGGGCCGGAGTTTTACATTCTGAATGAGGAGGTTGGGCAAGGTGTAAGTGCTGCGGTTCATCGGGCGTTGTGTATTCCCTTTGATGAGATTGTTGCAATCAAGATTCTTGATTTTGAACGTTATAACTGTGATCTG AATAACATTTCTCGTGAAGTGCAAATAATGATCTTGATTGAGCATCCAAATGTTGTCAAATCACATTGCTCCTTTGTTAACGACCATAACCTTTGGGTTGTTATGCCATTCATGGCTGGAGGTTCTTGTCTTCACATATTGAAAGCTGTTTATCCAGATGGTTTTGAAGAAGTGGTGATTGCAACAATACTACGTGAGGTGCTGAAGGGCTTAGAGTATCTTCATCATCATGGGCACATACATCGAGATGTTAAA GCGGGAAATATTCTCATGGATTCACGCGGTGCTATTAAGTTGGGAGATTTTGGTGTTTCTGCTTGCATGTTTGATTCAGGTGATAGACAACGCATGAGGAATACATTTGTGGGGACGCCTTGTTG GATGGCACCTGAGGTCATGGAGCAGCTACATGGATATGACTTCAA AGCTGATATTTGGTCATTTGGGATAACTGCATTAGAGCTTGCTCATGGGCATGCTCCATTCTCAAAATATCCACCAATGAAG GTATTACTTATGACTTTGCAAAATGCACCACCTGGCCTAGATTATGAAAGAGACAAAAAATTCTCTAAG tcTTTTAAGCAGATGATAGCTAGTTGCTTGGTAAAAGATCCTTCAAAAAGACCATCTGCAAAAAAGTTGTTAAAACATTCTTTTTTTAAGCAAGCTAGGTCAAGTGACTATATATCAAGAACACTTTTGGAGGGATTACCTTCCCTTGGTGATCGTATTAAGGAATTGAAG AGAAAAGAAGAGGATATGCTTGCACAAAAGAAGATGCCGGATGGGCAGAAGGAGGAAATATCTCAG AATGAATACAAGCGAGGAATCAGTGGTTGGAACTTCAATCTCGAAGATATGAAGGCTCAAGCTTCTCTG ATACAAGACGTTGAGTACTCTTTGGCTGATAATAATCTGGGAGGAAGCTCAAGTTCCTTTGTTGCACTTGATTCACTTGAGAAGCAATTAGACCCTCGACACTCTTCCTTAGGACAAATTGCAGAGAtg GATGATAATAATCCGATACAAAATCAATCCACTCATCTTCCATTATTCAACTCATCTATAAATATTGCAAG TGATAAGTTGTTGAATCAACCACAAAATAATTCAAGTCTAGAAGGCGAAGATGTACTTTATGAAATTCCTCCTAAACCATCTAAATTATCAG CTCCAAACAATGATGAACTTGATGAGAAAGCAAAACCACCAGTTGTTCAGCAAAAGGGACGTTTCAAAGTGACTTCAGAGAAT GTGGGTCCAATTCCAATATTGCACAAGAGTCATAGCATGCAG GTGCTTCATCAACATTCTATAGTGTCTGTACCACCAACATCTGATGCAACACCATCAACTTTTTCTGGTCATTTTCTATTTCCAATGTTGAATTCTATTTTGCAAACAAATATTCTTCAAAGG GATACTATCCTTAATCTAATGAAGCAAGTTTCTGAGAGTTCAG CCAATCGGGCAATTGATGGAGGATCCACACCGATACACATAAATTCTATAGAGAGATCTTTG CTAGAAGCATCTCATGATAGGGAGAAAGAGTTGCTTCATGATATAACCGAGTTGCAGTGGAG GCTTATACGTGTTCAAGATGAACTCCAAAAAAATAGAACAGAAAATGCTCAG GTATGA
- the LOC110626518 gene encoding serine/threonine-protein kinase BLUS1 isoform X3 has protein sequence MEKKKYPIGPEFYILNEEVGQGVSAAVHRALCIPFDEIVAIKILDFERYNCDLNNISREVQIMILIEHPNVVKSHCSFVNDHNLWVVMPFMAGGSCLHILKAVYPDGFEEVVIATILREVLKGLEYLHHHGHIHRDVKAGNILMDSRGAIKLGDFGVSACMFDSGDRQRMRNTFVGTPCWMAPEVMEQLHGYDFKADIWSFGITALELAHGHAPFSKYPPMKVLLMTLQNAPPGLDYERDKKFSKSFKQMIASCLVKDPSKRPSAKKLLKHSFFKQARSSDYISRTLLEGLPSLGDRIKELKRKEEDMLAQKKMPDGQKEEISQNEYKRGISGWNFNLEDMKAQASLIQDVEYSLADNNLGGSSSSFVALDSLEKQLDPRHSSLGQIAEMDDNNPIQNQSTHLPLFNSSINIARTRSEKSDDEFSITSPRHEQYVSHISSPLDDSVENNASIFEINGKSMEDTASQQKTGGSLGRSNLPENLIPSNKGERISSDKLLNQPQNNSSLEGEDVLYEIPPKPSKLSAPNNDELDEKAKPPVVQQKGRFKVTSENVGPIPILHKSHSMQVLDQTMTGSNVQVLHQHSIVSVPPTSDATPSTFSGHFLFPMLNSILQTNILQRDTILNLMKQVSESSANRAIDGGSTPIHINSIERSLLEASHDREKELLHDITELQWRLIRVQDELQKNRTENAQV, from the exons ATGGAGAAGAAGAAGTATCCTATTGGGCCGGAGTTTTACATTCTGAATGAGGAGGTTGGGCAAGGTGTAAGTGCTGCGGTTCATCGGGCGTTGTGTATTCCCTTTGATGAGATTGTTGCAATCAAGATTCTTGATTTTGAACGTTATAACTGTGATCTG AATAACATTTCTCGTGAAGTGCAAATAATGATCTTGATTGAGCATCCAAATGTTGTCAAATCACATTGCTCCTTTGTTAACGACCATAACCTTTGGGTTGTTATGCCATTCATGGCTGGAGGTTCTTGTCTTCACATATTGAAAGCTGTTTATCCAGATGGTTTTGAAGAAGTGGTGATTGCAACAATACTACGTGAGGTGCTGAAGGGCTTAGAGTATCTTCATCATCATGGGCACATACATCGAGATGTTAAA GCGGGAAATATTCTCATGGATTCACGCGGTGCTATTAAGTTGGGAGATTTTGGTGTTTCTGCTTGCATGTTTGATTCAGGTGATAGACAACGCATGAGGAATACATTTGTGGGGACGCCTTGTTG GATGGCACCTGAGGTCATGGAGCAGCTACATGGATATGACTTCAA AGCTGATATTTGGTCATTTGGGATAACTGCATTAGAGCTTGCTCATGGGCATGCTCCATTCTCAAAATATCCACCAATGAAG GTATTACTTATGACTTTGCAAAATGCACCACCTGGCCTAGATTATGAAAGAGACAAAAAATTCTCTAAG tcTTTTAAGCAGATGATAGCTAGTTGCTTGGTAAAAGATCCTTCAAAAAGACCATCTGCAAAAAAGTTGTTAAAACATTCTTTTTTTAAGCAAGCTAGGTCAAGTGACTATATATCAAGAACACTTTTGGAGGGATTACCTTCCCTTGGTGATCGTATTAAGGAATTGAAG AGAAAAGAAGAGGATATGCTTGCACAAAAGAAGATGCCGGATGGGCAGAAGGAGGAAATATCTCAG AATGAATACAAGCGAGGAATCAGTGGTTGGAACTTCAATCTCGAAGATATGAAGGCTCAAGCTTCTCTG ATACAAGACGTTGAGTACTCTTTGGCTGATAATAATCTGGGAGGAAGCTCAAGTTCCTTTGTTGCACTTGATTCACTTGAGAAGCAATTAGACCCTCGACACTCTTCCTTAGGACAAATTGCAGAGAtg GATGATAATAATCCGATACAAAATCAATCCACTCATCTTCCATTATTCAACTCATCTATAAATATTGCAAG AACTAGAAGTGAAAAATCTGACGATGAATTTAGTATAACAAGTCCACGTCATGAACAATATGTTTCACATATTTCATCACCACTTGATGATAGTGTGGAAAACAATGCATCTATTTTTGAGATCAATGGAAAATCAATGGAAGACACAGCTTCTCAACAAAAAACAGGAGGTTCATTGGGTCGCTCCAATTTACCAGAAAATTTAATACCTTCTAATAAAGGAGAAAG AATTTCCAGTGATAAGTTGTTGAATCAACCACAAAATAATTCAAGTCTAGAAGGCGAAGATGTACTTTATGAAATTCCTCCTAAACCATCTAAATTATCAG CTCCAAACAATGATGAACTTGATGAGAAAGCAAAACCACCAGTTGTTCAGCAAAAGGGACGTTTCAAAGTGACTTCAGAGAAT GTGGGTCCAATTCCAATATTGCACAAGAGTCATAGCATGCAG GTTTTGGACCAAACCATGACTGGGTCTAATGTCCAG GTGCTTCATCAACATTCTATAGTGTCTGTACCACCAACATCTGATGCAACACCATCAACTTTTTCTGGTCATTTTCTATTTCCAATGTTGAATTCTATTTTGCAAACAAATATTCTTCAAAGG GATACTATCCTTAATCTAATGAAGCAAGTTTCTGAGAGTTCAG CCAATCGGGCAATTGATGGAGGATCCACACCGATACACATAAATTCTATAGAGAGATCTTTG CTAGAAGCATCTCATGATAGGGAGAAAGAGTTGCTTCATGATATAACCGAGTTGCAGTGGAG GCTTATACGTGTTCAAGATGAACTCCAAAAAAATAGAACAGAAAATGCTCAG GTATGA
- the LOC110626518 gene encoding serine/threonine-protein kinase BLUS1 isoform X2, with amino-acid sequence MEKKKYPIGPEFYILNEEVGQGVSAAVHRALCIPFDEIVAIKILDFERYNCDLNNISREVQIMILIEHPNVVKSHCSFVNDHNLWVVMPFMAGGSCLHILKAVYPDGFEEVVIATILREVLKGLEYLHHHGHIHRDVKAGNILMDSRGAIKLGDFGVSACMFDSGDRQRMRNTFVGTPCWMAPEVMEQLHGYDFKADIWSFGITALELAHGHAPFSKYPPMKVLLMTLQNAPPGLDYERDKKFSKSFKQMIASCLVKDPSKRPSAKKLLKHSFFKQARSSDYISRTLLEGLPSLGDRIKELKRKEEDMLAQKKMPDGQKEEISQNEYKRGISGWNFNLEDMKAQASLIQDVEYSLADNNLGGSSSSFVALDSLEKQLDPRHSSLGQIAEMDDNNPIQNQSTHLPLFNSSINIARTRSEKSDDEFSITSPRHEQYVSHISSPLDDSVENNASIFEINGKSMEDTASQQKTGGSLGRSNLPENLIPSNKGESDKLLNQPQNNSSLEGEDVLYEIPPKPSKLSAPNNDELDEKAKPPVVQQKGRFKVTSENVGIEKVGPIPILHKSHSMQVLDQTMTGSNVQVLHQHSIVSVPPTSDATPSTFSGHFLFPMLNSILQTNILQRDTILNLMKQVSESSANRAIDGGSTPIHINSIERSLLEASHDREKELLHDITELQWRLIRVQDELQKNRTENAQV; translated from the exons ATGGAGAAGAAGAAGTATCCTATTGGGCCGGAGTTTTACATTCTGAATGAGGAGGTTGGGCAAGGTGTAAGTGCTGCGGTTCATCGGGCGTTGTGTATTCCCTTTGATGAGATTGTTGCAATCAAGATTCTTGATTTTGAACGTTATAACTGTGATCTG AATAACATTTCTCGTGAAGTGCAAATAATGATCTTGATTGAGCATCCAAATGTTGTCAAATCACATTGCTCCTTTGTTAACGACCATAACCTTTGGGTTGTTATGCCATTCATGGCTGGAGGTTCTTGTCTTCACATATTGAAAGCTGTTTATCCAGATGGTTTTGAAGAAGTGGTGATTGCAACAATACTACGTGAGGTGCTGAAGGGCTTAGAGTATCTTCATCATCATGGGCACATACATCGAGATGTTAAA GCGGGAAATATTCTCATGGATTCACGCGGTGCTATTAAGTTGGGAGATTTTGGTGTTTCTGCTTGCATGTTTGATTCAGGTGATAGACAACGCATGAGGAATACATTTGTGGGGACGCCTTGTTG GATGGCACCTGAGGTCATGGAGCAGCTACATGGATATGACTTCAA AGCTGATATTTGGTCATTTGGGATAACTGCATTAGAGCTTGCTCATGGGCATGCTCCATTCTCAAAATATCCACCAATGAAG GTATTACTTATGACTTTGCAAAATGCACCACCTGGCCTAGATTATGAAAGAGACAAAAAATTCTCTAAG tcTTTTAAGCAGATGATAGCTAGTTGCTTGGTAAAAGATCCTTCAAAAAGACCATCTGCAAAAAAGTTGTTAAAACATTCTTTTTTTAAGCAAGCTAGGTCAAGTGACTATATATCAAGAACACTTTTGGAGGGATTACCTTCCCTTGGTGATCGTATTAAGGAATTGAAG AGAAAAGAAGAGGATATGCTTGCACAAAAGAAGATGCCGGATGGGCAGAAGGAGGAAATATCTCAG AATGAATACAAGCGAGGAATCAGTGGTTGGAACTTCAATCTCGAAGATATGAAGGCTCAAGCTTCTCTG ATACAAGACGTTGAGTACTCTTTGGCTGATAATAATCTGGGAGGAAGCTCAAGTTCCTTTGTTGCACTTGATTCACTTGAGAAGCAATTAGACCCTCGACACTCTTCCTTAGGACAAATTGCAGAGAtg GATGATAATAATCCGATACAAAATCAATCCACTCATCTTCCATTATTCAACTCATCTATAAATATTGCAAG AACTAGAAGTGAAAAATCTGACGATGAATTTAGTATAACAAGTCCACGTCATGAACAATATGTTTCACATATTTCATCACCACTTGATGATAGTGTGGAAAACAATGCATCTATTTTTGAGATCAATGGAAAATCAATGGAAGACACAGCTTCTCAACAAAAAACAGGAGGTTCATTGGGTCGCTCCAATTTACCAGAAAATTTAATACCTTCTAATAAAGGAGAAAG TGATAAGTTGTTGAATCAACCACAAAATAATTCAAGTCTAGAAGGCGAAGATGTACTTTATGAAATTCCTCCTAAACCATCTAAATTATCAG CTCCAAACAATGATGAACTTGATGAGAAAGCAAAACCACCAGTTGTTCAGCAAAAGGGACGTTTCAAAGTGACTTCAGAGAATGTGGGTATAGAAAAG GTGGGTCCAATTCCAATATTGCACAAGAGTCATAGCATGCAG GTTTTGGACCAAACCATGACTGGGTCTAATGTCCAG GTGCTTCATCAACATTCTATAGTGTCTGTACCACCAACATCTGATGCAACACCATCAACTTTTTCTGGTCATTTTCTATTTCCAATGTTGAATTCTATTTTGCAAACAAATATTCTTCAAAGG GATACTATCCTTAATCTAATGAAGCAAGTTTCTGAGAGTTCAG CCAATCGGGCAATTGATGGAGGATCCACACCGATACACATAAATTCTATAGAGAGATCTTTG CTAGAAGCATCTCATGATAGGGAGAAAGAGTTGCTTCATGATATAACCGAGTTGCAGTGGAG GCTTATACGTGTTCAAGATGAACTCCAAAAAAATAGAACAGAAAATGCTCAG GTATGA